A window of Burkholderia ubonensis contains these coding sequences:
- a CDS encoding GlxA family transcriptional regulator, with product MMLTVPNVITTGSRVSGDRGQTIGRRRDSVIILLLDGFSIMQMGRLAAVFELANRLERVNASFEDRYELRLHSSHGGAVRSSSGVQIWTDAPRPLDTSSVQAMFVLGGQGRVNGLDEPFIGWLHHAHQRARVVKGDGAGVEMLSAIRLNQKTPETVPPALQASLAVCNPGEAEQSSDGDEGMFAAALSIVVRDAGYEIAQEIVACMMPGASRKFASVLFGAQEARASELIRAAALHLRANSANRISIANAAQAAAMSERNFLRRFKNEIGVTPTEFVLRVRLEKACCMLVETDLPADKVARRVGLGSGDRLAKLFRQHLSMSPTEYRAAARDRMIASADGVEWRNGTFRR from the coding sequence ATGATGCTGACAGTGCCGAATGTAATTACAACGGGGTCGCGAGTGAGCGGGGATCGGGGTCAAACTATCGGTCGTCGACGTGACAGCGTAATCATTCTGTTGCTCGACGGTTTTTCCATTATGCAAATGGGCAGGCTGGCTGCAGTATTCGAACTCGCCAATCGGCTCGAGCGTGTCAATGCGTCGTTTGAGGACCGTTATGAACTGCGGCTTCACTCGAGTCATGGCGGCGCCGTGCGCTCGTCGTCGGGCGTACAGATCTGGACCGACGCGCCGCGACCGCTCGATACGAGCAGCGTGCAAGCGATGTTCGTGCTGGGCGGGCAGGGGCGGGTGAACGGGCTCGACGAGCCGTTCATCGGCTGGCTGCATCATGCGCATCAGCGTGCGCGCGTGGTCAAGGGGGACGGCGCCGGCGTCGAAATGCTGAGCGCGATCCGGTTGAACCAGAAGACTCCCGAGACCGTGCCGCCCGCGCTGCAGGCGTCGTTGGCGGTGTGCAATCCGGGCGAAGCCGAGCAGAGCAGCGATGGCGACGAGGGCATGTTCGCCGCTGCGTTGTCGATCGTCGTGCGCGATGCCGGCTACGAGATCGCGCAGGAAATCGTAGCCTGCATGATGCCGGGCGCGAGCCGCAAGTTCGCGAGCGTGTTGTTCGGCGCGCAGGAGGCGCGCGCCAGCGAATTGATTCGTGCTGCCGCGCTTCATCTGCGCGCGAACAGCGCAAATCGCATCTCGATCGCCAATGCCGCTCAGGCGGCGGCGATGAGCGAGCGGAATTTTCTGCGGCGCTTCAAGAACGAGATCGGCGTGACGCCCACCGAGTTCGTGCTGCGAGTGCGGCTCGAGAAGGCTTGCTGCATGCTGGTCGAAACCGACTTGCCGGCCGACAAGGTCGCGCGCCGTGTTGGCCTCGGCAGCGGAGACCGTCTCGCGAAGCTGTTCCGACAGCATCTGTCGATGTCGCCGACCGAGTATCGCGCGGCCGCTCGGGACCGCATGATCGCGTCCGCGGACGGCGTCGAATGGCGCAACGGCACGTTCCGCCGCTGA
- a CDS encoding polysaccharide biosynthesis/export family protein, whose protein sequence is MRCILDRREARATEIRRLGTRIVIGAAMSAALSACSVAPGMRMSSQATLPVTGGDDSTSQQNLQIPITDINMALIREMREAALRLGESQLNDLLGKPEPYTLGVGDVLQITVWDHPELAVAQGSQTSTNSRPSDPAQGFVIDDNGNVQVPYAGSVHVAGMRIDQTQRAIQAALQRVFVKPQVTVRVSSFRAKQVYVDGEVHTPGVVSINDVPMTLNEAINRAGGFNPTADQSRMVVVRNGKSYRLDLTRMLDHSVNPSKILLKNGDLLRIVSREDNGVFVMGEVNRPITALPLRNGRLTLSDALSQAGSVNSASADAAQLYVIRGASEAKPQVFHLNAHSPVSMVLANQFELQPKDVVYVDGNALVRFSRVLSLLLPAINAGLTGAVLTK, encoded by the coding sequence ATGAGATGTATTTTGGATCGGCGCGAGGCCAGGGCGACGGAAATCCGCCGTCTTGGCACACGAATCGTGATCGGCGCGGCGATGAGCGCGGCACTGTCGGCATGCTCGGTGGCGCCCGGCATGCGCATGTCGTCGCAAGCGACATTGCCGGTTACAGGCGGCGATGACAGTACTTCGCAGCAGAACCTGCAGATTCCGATTACTGATATCAACATGGCGTTGATTCGGGAGATGCGTGAGGCAGCGCTGCGGCTCGGCGAATCGCAGCTCAACGACCTGTTAGGCAAACCGGAGCCGTACACGCTCGGCGTGGGCGACGTATTGCAGATCACTGTCTGGGACCATCCCGAACTTGCTGTTGCACAGGGTTCGCAAACGTCGACAAACTCGCGGCCGTCCGATCCCGCTCAAGGCTTCGTCATTGACGACAACGGCAACGTACAAGTGCCGTATGCGGGAAGCGTTCATGTCGCCGGCATGCGCATCGACCAAACTCAACGGGCCATCCAGGCCGCGCTGCAGCGGGTTTTCGTGAAACCACAGGTCACGGTGCGCGTTTCTTCGTTCCGTGCAAAGCAGGTTTACGTCGACGGAGAAGTCCATACACCAGGTGTCGTCTCCATCAACGATGTACCGATGACGTTGAACGAGGCGATCAACCGAGCGGGCGGATTCAACCCGACGGCCGATCAAAGCCGGATGGTCGTCGTGCGCAACGGCAAGTCATACCGGCTCGACCTCACGCGGATGCTCGACCACAGCGTCAACCCGTCCAAAATACTGCTCAAGAACGGGGATCTGTTGCGTATCGTCTCTCGCGAGGATAACGGCGTCTTCGTGATGGGTGAAGTCAACAGGCCGATTACGGCATTGCCGTTGCGGAACGGACGCCTGACGCTGAGCGATGCACTCTCGCAGGCCGGTAGCGTGAATAGCGCGAGTGCCGATGCCGCGCAGCTGTACGTGATACGCGGTGCATCGGAAGCGAAGCCGCAGGTTTTTCATCTGAACGCTCACTCGCCGGTGTCGATGGTGCTAGCGAACCAGTTCGAGCTGCAGCCGAAGGACGTCGTGTATGTGGACGGCAACGCGCTCGTGCGTTTCAGCCGCGTACTGAGTCTGTTGCTGCCCGCGATCAACGCAGGTCTGACCGGCGCGGTGTTGACCAAATGA
- a CDS encoding GlxA family transcriptional regulator produces MTHTNVAHSVDEAEGDVGGRRSRKSRDIGVVVFEGFSLLAAAAVCEVFEAANEIYAPHAASLPLYDVRFYSSRGGNVVWSSAVSVRTFACDAALADTFDAVFVAGGEGARRAARDARVIDWLRVVVPKAGMVETISEGRMLIDAARSGAHGADAVVVDYDGYGPARAALSLVERDLGGDAVRAIASRLALNDALVAAEHDDARHGVPVERVRAAADWLRRNCDRSISVSDAVRVAAMSERNFLRHFKQEIGTTPSEFLLQVRLERTVQLLMETDMPIGTIARQCGWGNGDRLAKIFRRHLDVTPSQYRLRARSNWGVRPI; encoded by the coding sequence ATGACGCACACGAATGTCGCTCATTCGGTAGATGAAGCGGAAGGAGATGTTGGAGGGAGACGGTCGCGCAAGAGTCGAGATATCGGCGTTGTCGTATTCGAGGGATTCTCGTTGCTCGCGGCGGCTGCGGTATGCGAGGTGTTCGAGGCAGCCAATGAGATTTATGCGCCTCATGCGGCCTCGCTTCCGCTGTATGACGTTCGGTTCTATTCGTCGCGAGGTGGAAACGTCGTGTGGTCGTCGGCCGTCAGCGTACGCACGTTTGCTTGCGATGCGGCGTTGGCCGATACCTTCGACGCGGTGTTCGTCGCAGGTGGAGAAGGTGCGCGGCGCGCTGCGCGTGACGCGCGGGTGATCGATTGGCTGAGGGTCGTCGTGCCGAAGGCCGGCATGGTCGAGACCATCAGCGAAGGCAGGATGTTGATCGACGCCGCGCGAAGCGGTGCGCACGGGGCCGACGCAGTCGTCGTCGATTACGACGGTTACGGGCCGGCTCGCGCAGCGTTGTCGCTGGTCGAGCGCGATCTCGGCGGCGATGCGGTGCGAGCGATCGCGTCGCGGCTCGCGCTGAACGACGCGCTGGTTGCGGCAGAGCATGACGACGCGCGCCACGGTGTGCCCGTCGAGCGGGTACGGGCGGCAGCGGACTGGTTGCGCAGGAACTGCGATCGGTCGATATCGGTTAGCGACGCGGTGCGGGTTGCGGCAATGAGCGAACGGAACTTCCTGCGGCATTTCAAGCAGGAGATCGGAACGACACCGTCCGAGTTTCTGCTGCAGGTGCGCCTGGAGCGCACGGTGCAGCTGCTGATGGAGACCGACATGCCGATCGGCACGATCGCTCGGCAATGCGGGTGGGGAAACGGTGATCGCCTGGCGAAGATATTCCGGCGGCACCTGGATGTGACGCCTTCGCAATACCGGTTGCGGGCCCGCTCGAACTGGGGCGTGCGACCGATTTAG
- a CDS encoding response regulator yields MPSRSSSPASLRATPELVGAHILVVDDRPNDLRLLTEILRSARCRISVAFDGLQAYHRAQAIVPDLILMDVRMPRMDGFAACRLLASTPDTQNIPVIILTAAGDLDDRIAGLETGALDYIVKPFEPAEVIARIRNHLKRARRSQPFAHLPELPDHPDTALVRAASDILLRELRNPPTLDELARQVGTHEKRLTRAFRDTLGQTVFEYLRDTRLRAAQHFLAATSMGIGDIAEEIGFSTPGNFATAFRERFGVTPSDWRRQRPTVDAQPPSHDHA; encoded by the coding sequence ATGCCATCCCGTTCGTCCAGTCCGGCGTCGCTCCGCGCCACGCCTGAGCTCGTCGGCGCACATATTCTCGTCGTCGACGACCGCCCGAACGACCTGCGGCTCCTGACCGAGATCCTGCGCTCCGCGCGGTGCCGGATCAGCGTCGCGTTCGACGGCCTGCAGGCGTATCACCGCGCCCAGGCGATCGTGCCCGACCTGATCCTGATGGACGTCCGGATGCCGCGCATGGATGGCTTCGCCGCGTGCCGGCTGCTGGCGTCGACGCCAGACACGCAGAACATCCCGGTCATCATCCTGACGGCCGCCGGCGATCTCGACGATCGCATCGCGGGCCTCGAGACGGGCGCGCTCGACTACATCGTGAAGCCGTTCGAGCCTGCCGAGGTGATCGCCCGAATCCGCAATCACCTGAAACGCGCGCGGCGCAGCCAGCCGTTCGCGCATCTGCCCGAGCTGCCCGATCACCCGGACACCGCGCTGGTGCGCGCGGCCAGCGACATCCTGCTGCGCGAACTGCGCAACCCGCCGACGCTGGACGAACTCGCACGGCAGGTCGGCACCCATGAAAAGCGGCTGACGCGCGCGTTCCGGGACACCCTCGGGCAGACCGTATTCGAATATCTGCGCGACACGCGGCTGCGCGCGGCGCAGCACTTCCTCGCCGCGACGTCGATGGGCATCGGCGACATCGCCGAGGAGATCGGCTTTTCGACGCCCGGCAACTTCGCGACGGCGTTCCGCGAACGCTTCGGCGTCACGCCGTCCGACTGGCGCCGCCAGCGCCCGACGGTCGATGCGCAGCCGCCGTCGCATGACCATGCGTAG
- a CDS encoding response regulator transcription factor, whose translation MDAGANDYIAKPFRVAELASRVNALVMRSARATDRCGAIAAGGYLLDPRECAITLRGAPIKPTPKEFDLAELFFSNVGKPLSRKLVCMSTWGRELDPESRTLDTHIYRLRQKLERCPENGVRLSVVYTHGYRLEAVSSYGAHGGAAALRQPAEPVSPARLTPVGLECE comes from the coding sequence ATGGATGCGGGCGCGAACGACTACATCGCGAAGCCGTTTCGCGTCGCCGAACTCGCCAGCCGCGTGAACGCGTTGGTGATGCGCTCGGCGCGCGCTACCGACCGCTGCGGCGCGATCGCAGCAGGCGGCTACCTGCTCGACCCGCGCGAGTGCGCGATCACCCTGCGCGGTGCGCCGATCAAGCCGACGCCGAAGGAATTCGACCTCGCCGAACTGTTCTTCAGCAACGTCGGCAAGCCGCTGTCGCGCAAACTGGTCTGCATGAGCACATGGGGCCGCGAGCTCGATCCGGAGTCGCGCACGCTCGATACGCACATCTACCGGCTGCGGCAGAAGCTCGAGCGCTGCCCGGAAAACGGCGTACGGCTCAGTGTCGTCTATACGCACGGCTATCGCCTCGAAGCGGTGTCGTCGTACGGCGCTCACGGCGGCGCGGCGGCGTTGCGTCAGCCCGCCGAGCCGGTGTCGCCGGCCCGGCTGACGCCGGTCGGACTCGAGTGCGAGTGA
- a CDS encoding undecaprenyl-phosphate glucose phosphotransferase, with protein MFGLQGMMARLVDIAVIVAGSLLASQFRYQTVSESHFDSALVTFSIAFALVLFPAFGVYESWRGRSMLRLSGKISLAWFAVQACGIVLMFSLHRSDVISRLWFVYWTAMTGSALIASRIGTHLFLRSVRHAGINLRRVAVVGHAQHCQQVIRNIEESPASGFRPAAVFDLQPVVAGVSPRVPVFTELDEFAKFVRETGVQEIWLVLPLSEEATILRFVNAFGDDLVNIRFIPDVRSVALFDGEMVDLMGAPAINLVASPMPRHAMWKKELFDRLFAAVALIGLLPVMVVIAIAVKLSSRGPVFFKQYRKGADGREFQILKFRTMRVHVEQAGVVTQATKTDSRITRVGRFLRKTSLDELPQFLNVLRGEMSVVGPRPHAIEHDRLYQKVVDGYIHRYRIKPGITGWAQVNGYRGETDRLEKMQKRVEYDLYYLRNWSFALDMRIVLATVAKGLVNANAY; from the coding sequence ATGTTCGGTCTGCAAGGAATGATGGCTCGACTCGTCGATATCGCGGTGATCGTCGCCGGCTCGTTGCTGGCGTCGCAATTTCGCTATCAGACGGTTTCTGAATCGCACTTCGACAGCGCGCTGGTGACGTTCTCGATCGCCTTTGCACTCGTGCTGTTTCCGGCGTTCGGCGTGTATGAATCGTGGCGTGGGCGCTCGATGCTCAGGCTGAGCGGAAAGATCTCGCTCGCGTGGTTCGCCGTGCAGGCGTGCGGCATCGTGCTGATGTTCTCGCTGCATCGATCGGACGTGATCTCGCGGTTGTGGTTCGTCTACTGGACCGCGATGACCGGGAGTGCGTTGATCGCGTCGCGCATCGGCACGCATCTGTTCCTGCGCAGCGTCCGCCACGCGGGCATCAACCTGCGTCGTGTTGCGGTGGTGGGGCATGCGCAGCATTGCCAGCAGGTGATTCGCAACATCGAGGAGTCGCCGGCGAGCGGGTTTCGCCCGGCTGCGGTATTCGATCTGCAGCCGGTCGTCGCGGGTGTTTCGCCTCGAGTGCCGGTATTCACGGAGCTCGACGAGTTCGCGAAGTTCGTGCGCGAGACCGGTGTGCAGGAAATCTGGCTGGTGCTGCCCTTGTCGGAGGAGGCGACGATCCTGCGGTTCGTCAATGCGTTCGGCGACGACCTGGTGAACATTCGTTTCATTCCCGACGTGCGTAGCGTCGCGCTGTTCGACGGCGAGATGGTCGACCTCATGGGTGCGCCGGCGATCAATCTCGTGGCATCGCCGATGCCGCGCCACGCGATGTGGAAGAAGGAACTGTTCGATCGCCTGTTCGCAGCCGTTGCATTGATCGGGCTGCTGCCGGTGATGGTCGTGATCGCGATCGCGGTGAAGTTGTCGTCGCGCGGGCCGGTGTTCTTCAAGCAGTACCGCAAGGGGGCCGATGGACGAGAGTTCCAGATCCTCAAGTTCAGGACGATGCGCGTGCACGTCGAGCAGGCCGGCGTGGTCACGCAGGCGACGAAGACCGATTCGCGCATCACGCGGGTGGGGCGCTTCCTCAGAAAGACTAGTCTCGACGAGTTGCCGCAATTTCTCAACGTGCTGCGCGGCGAGATGTCGGTGGTCGGGCCGCGGCCGCACGCGATCGAGCACGACCGGCTGTATCAGAAGGTCGTCGACGGCTACATCCATCGCTATCGGATCAAGCCCGGCATCACCGGATGGGCACAGGTGAACGGGTATCGCGGGGAAACCGATCGGCTCGAGAAGATGCAGAAGCGGGTGGAGTACGACCTTTATTACCTGCGGAACTGGTCGTTCGCGCTGGATATGCGGATCGTGTTGGCGACGGTGGCGAAGGGGTTGGTCAATGCGAATGCTTATTGA
- a CDS encoding GDP-mannose mannosyl hydrolase: protein MLPLDTFLRIVDATPLVAIDLIISNEDGAYLLGHRTNRPAQGFWFVPGGRIHKNERLDDAFRRIARDELGCSDLERADAELVGIYDHLYEDNFGGAPDITTHYVVMGYKLRGNLDLVSLPNAQHTAYRWATADEIAADRSIHPNTQAYFAPAP, encoded by the coding sequence ATGTTGCCGCTCGATACCTTCTTGCGCATCGTCGACGCAACGCCGCTCGTTGCGATCGACCTGATCATCTCAAACGAGGACGGCGCATACCTGCTCGGCCATCGCACCAACCGTCCCGCTCAGGGATTCTGGTTCGTGCCTGGCGGACGCATTCACAAGAACGAACGCCTCGACGATGCATTTCGACGGATTGCGCGCGATGAACTCGGATGCAGCGATCTCGAGCGCGCCGACGCGGAACTGGTCGGCATCTACGATCATCTCTATGAAGACAACTTCGGCGGCGCACCGGACATCACGACACATTACGTCGTGATGGGATACAAGCTGCGCGGCAATCTGGACCTCGTGTCGCTTCCGAACGCGCAGCACACCGCGTACCGATGGGCGACTGCCGACGAAATTGCCGCCGACCGGTCGATCCATCCGAACACACAAGCCTACTTCGCGCCCGCGCCCTGA
- a CDS encoding low molecular weight protein-tyrosine-phosphatase, with the protein MIDTILVVCEGNICRSPMAEALLARALPAARIRSAGCSALAGRRADPLAVELMAERGIDLGQHIAVDLNLEHMRSADLILTMTQSQRKRIEAGYPFAKGRVFRLGEFEQIDVIDPYRRGRPAFELALTQIDQSMKRWVDKMNRIKN; encoded by the coding sequence ATGATCGACACCATCCTGGTTGTGTGTGAAGGCAACATCTGCCGCAGCCCGATGGCGGAGGCGTTGCTGGCGCGCGCATTGCCGGCGGCCCGGATCAGATCGGCGGGATGTTCGGCGCTCGCGGGCCGGCGTGCCGATCCACTCGCCGTCGAATTGATGGCCGAGCGCGGCATCGACCTCGGGCAGCACATTGCCGTCGATCTGAATCTCGAACACATGCGATCGGCAGACCTGATTCTCACGATGACGCAGAGCCAGCGCAAAAGAATCGAAGCCGGCTATCCGTTCGCGAAAGGGCGTGTATTCCGGCTTGGCGAATTCGAACAGATCGATGTCATCGATCCCTATCGGCGCGGGCGACCGGCATTCGAGCTGGCTCTGACGCAAATCGACCAGAGCATGAAGCGCTGGGTCGACAAAATGAATCGGATCAAGAATTGA
- a CDS encoding mannose-1-phosphate guanylyltransferase/mannose-6-phosphate isomerase — MSAFTETARDETGSVDPDRGDAVRAKVRVAPVILAGGSGSRLWPMSREQYPKQLIGVLGADSLLQATVQRMTGFTAGESEVSAPIVVCGDEHRFVTAEQLRASGLAASIVVEPARRDTAPALTLAAAVAHADGQDAIVVAMPADHAIADTPAFHRAIALAVEHARRGAIATLGVPPTRPDTGFGYIKLGEALDGGAHRIERFVEKPAAELAAQYVESRAYWWNSGIFVVRASVWLDTLRALQPDMHAACLTAYVQGKTDGPFFRPHEQAFLQSPADSIDYAVMERLASTAVGAEGVVVPLEAGWSDLGSWDGVWDALDKDADGNVGRGKVVFEGATSSFVHSEGRLVACVGVTNAVVVETADAVLVADRSRVQDVKGLVSRIRAQQAPEADAHRKVRRPWGYYDSIDHGARFQVKRIVVHPGGRLSLQLHHHRAEHWIVVSGTALVTRGDEQFMLGENQSTFIPLGVTHRLENPGKLPLELIEVQSGSYLGEDDIVRFDDTYGRA; from the coding sequence ATGTCGGCATTCACCGAGACAGCACGCGACGAAACGGGATCGGTCGATCCCGACCGCGGCGACGCAGTGCGGGCGAAGGTTCGAGTCGCGCCGGTCATTCTCGCGGGTGGATCGGGGTCGCGCTTGTGGCCCATGTCGCGCGAGCAATATCCGAAACAGCTGATCGGCGTGCTGGGTGCCGACTCGCTGCTGCAGGCGACGGTTCAGCGCATGACCGGCTTTACAGCTGGCGAGAGCGAAGTGTCGGCGCCGATCGTCGTATGCGGCGATGAACACCGCTTCGTCACGGCGGAGCAGCTTCGTGCGAGCGGGCTCGCCGCAAGCATCGTCGTCGAGCCCGCGCGGCGCGATACGGCACCTGCACTGACGCTTGCCGCCGCGGTGGCGCATGCCGATGGCCAGGACGCGATCGTCGTCGCGATGCCGGCCGATCACGCCATTGCCGATACTCCGGCGTTTCACCGTGCGATCGCATTGGCGGTCGAGCATGCACGGCGCGGTGCGATTGCGACGCTGGGCGTGCCGCCCACGCGTCCAGATACCGGTTTCGGCTACATCAAGCTCGGCGAAGCGCTCGACGGCGGCGCGCATCGCATCGAGCGATTCGTCGAGAAACCGGCTGCCGAACTCGCCGCGCAGTATGTCGAGTCGCGCGCGTACTGGTGGAACAGCGGGATCTTCGTCGTGCGTGCGAGCGTGTGGCTCGACACGTTGCGTGCCCTGCAGCCGGACATGCACGCGGCCTGCCTCACTGCGTACGTGCAAGGCAAGACCGACGGCCCGTTCTTCCGCCCGCATGAGCAAGCCTTCCTGCAGTCGCCGGCGGATTCGATCGACTATGCTGTGATGGAGCGCCTGGCGTCCACGGCGGTCGGGGCGGAGGGCGTGGTCGTACCGCTCGAAGCCGGCTGGTCGGACCTCGGTTCGTGGGATGGCGTCTGGGACGCGCTCGACAAGGACGCCGACGGCAACGTCGGTCGCGGCAAGGTCGTATTCGAGGGCGCGACGTCGAGCTTCGTTCATTCGGAAGGGCGACTCGTCGCATGCGTGGGCGTGACCAATGCGGTAGTCGTCGAAACGGCGGATGCCGTGCTCGTCGCGGATCGCTCGCGTGTGCAGGATGTGAAGGGCCTCGTGAGCCGCATTCGCGCGCAGCAGGCGCCGGAGGCCGACGCGCACCGCAAGGTGCGGCGCCCGTGGGGCTACTACGACTCGATCGATCACGGCGCACGCTTCCAGGTCAAGCGCATCGTCGTGCATCCCGGCGGCCGGCTGTCGCTTCAGCTACACCATCACCGCGCCGAACATTGGATCGTCGTGAGTGGGACTGCGCTCGTCACGCGCGGCGACGAGCAATTCATGCTCGGCGAGAACCAGTCCACCTTCATTCCGCTGGGCGTGACGCATCGGCTCGAGAACCCGGGCAAGTTGCCGCTCGAGCTCATCGAAGTGCAATCGGGATCGTATCTCGGCGAAGACGACATCGTGCGGTTCGATGACACGTATGGGCGTGCGTGA
- a CDS encoding porin: MKQATFPILTIASLMVAGAAHAQTSVTLYGTIDTSLTYVNHADGSKNLWALGNSSAGNLSGSRWGLKGSEDLGGGLSAIFQLENGFNPSTGGLGQGSRMFGRQAYVGVASNQYGSLTLGRQYDPLIDLVQPITADNYFGSAFATAGDVDNYDNSFRVDNAIKYTSPVFAGLQFAAMYSLGGVAGSTGSKQSYSAGVSYTNGPLSLAGGYFYAANANPSAGTRTTWSSTSDGTFDGAINTGYQSAHSIGIARVAGQYMFGAFTVGAGYSNSQYRRDGASVFTKNEHYNTAQGFLNYQASPALLVGVGYSFTKSGGDTAANYHQASLGADYNLSKRTDVYMTAAYQHASGTTADGAGGSMAAEASIGSYGYNGTKSQTMVNLGLRHRF; the protein is encoded by the coding sequence ATGAAACAAGCAACTTTTCCGATCCTGACGATCGCGTCGTTGATGGTGGCCGGTGCAGCGCACGCGCAGACGAGCGTCACGCTGTACGGCACGATCGACACCTCGTTGACGTACGTGAATCACGCCGACGGCAGCAAGAATCTCTGGGCGCTCGGCAACAGCAGCGCGGGCAACCTGTCGGGTAGCCGCTGGGGTCTGAAGGGCTCGGAGGACCTCGGTGGCGGCCTCTCGGCGATCTTCCAGCTCGAGAACGGCTTCAATCCGAGCACCGGCGGTCTCGGCCAGGGCAGCCGCATGTTCGGCCGTCAGGCTTACGTCGGCGTCGCCAGCAATCAGTACGGTTCGCTCACGCTCGGCCGCCAGTACGATCCGTTGATCGATCTCGTCCAGCCGATCACCGCCGACAACTACTTCGGCAGCGCATTCGCGACCGCCGGTGACGTCGACAACTACGACAACAGCTTCCGCGTCGACAACGCGATCAAGTACACGTCGCCGGTGTTCGCCGGTCTCCAGTTCGCGGCGATGTATTCGCTGGGCGGCGTCGCGGGCAGCACCGGCTCGAAGCAGTCGTATTCGGCAGGCGTGTCGTACACCAACGGTCCGCTGAGTCTCGCCGGCGGATACTTCTACGCGGCGAACGCGAACCCGTCTGCGGGCACGCGCACGACATGGTCGAGCACGTCGGACGGCACGTTCGACGGCGCGATCAACACGGGTTATCAGAGCGCGCATTCGATCGGCATCGCGCGCGTGGCGGGCCAGTACATGTTCGGCGCATTCACGGTGGGGGCCGGCTACAGCAATTCGCAGTACCGACGCGACGGCGCCTCGGTGTTCACGAAGAACGAGCACTACAACACCGCGCAAGGATTCCTGAACTATCAGGCGTCGCCGGCGCTGCTGGTCGGCGTGGGCTACAGCTTCACGAAGTCGGGCGGCGACACCGCGGCGAACTATCACCAGGCATCGCTCGGCGCCGACTACAACCTATCGAAACGTACGGACGTCTACATGACGGCCGCGTATCAGCATGCCAGCGGCACGACCGCCGACGGAGCCGGCGGCTCGATGGCGGCAGAGGCTTCGATCGGGTCATACGGCTACAACGGCACGAAGTCCCAGACCATGGTCAATCTGGGACTCCGTCACCGGTTCTGA